A window of the Cheilinus undulatus linkage group 21, ASM1832078v1, whole genome shotgun sequence genome harbors these coding sequences:
- the gadd45gip1 gene encoding growth arrest and DNA damage-inducible proteins-interacting protein 1 — MAAATLCRRTAVSFRTLSVTSSKSVFSANTHSVFLLQTASYNPKPLKLNLREPYIPDKNSEKTPEWQKTARYDRKLFGRYGSASGIDPASLWPSHDQLDKIIEEEKEWHPTLEVMLQNIEAKEKQETEKRLAKEKLIAANMAKMPKMIADWRREKHETKQKQKEEKAQRTKLLAEARERFGFTLDPRSPKFLEMVAEIEKENKKKQKLLKRRLKMEQTAAPIAPPTTSS; from the exons ATGGCGGCGGCCACGCTGTGTAGGAGGACGGCGGTGTCATTTAGGACATTAAGTGTTACTTCTTCAAAGTCTGTCTTTTCTGCGAATACTCACAGTGTTTTTCTATTGCAGACGGCATCCTATAACCCAAAGCCTCTTAAGTTGAACCTCCGTGAGCCCTATATTCCAGATAAGAACAGTGAGAAGACGCCGGAGTGGCAGAAGACGGCTCGGTATGATAGGAAGCTGTTCGGTCGCTATGGCTCAGCTTCGGGTATCGACCCTGCCTCGCTTTGGCCCAGTCATGACCAGCTAGACAAGATTattgaagaggaaaaagaatgGCACCCAACATTGGAGGTTATGCTGCAGAACATCGAAGCCAAAGAGAAGCAGGAAACCGAAAAACGACTTGCAAA AGAGAAACTCATCGCAGCCAACATGGCCAAAATGCCAAAGATGATCGCTGACTGGCGGAGGGAAAAACATGAAACCAAGCAAAAGCAAAAGGAGGAGAAGGCTCAACGTACAAAGTTGCTGGCAGAGGCCAGGGAGCGATTTGGCTTCACACTGGACCCCCGCAGCCCCAAGTTCTTGGAAATGGTTGCAGAaatagaaaaggaaaataagaagaAGCAAAAGCTACTGAAACGCAGACTTAAAATGGAACAGACAGCAGCTCCTATTGCACCTCCTACTACCTCCTCATAG